The nucleotide sequence ATCGTCGTGAACGGACGCCCGTCGAGGCGGCTCGACGAGCCGCCGCGCTTGCCCCCGAGCAGGAGGTCCATGGTCGAGTAGGCCAGCGTCTGCTCGACGGTGACGAGGCCGGAGCCCTCCCAGGAATCCGCCTTGAACACGCCGAGCAGCGTCGGCAGGGGGATCGCGTTGAGGTAGTCGCCGAACCGGACCGAGGTGATGTTGTCGAGGGTCACCTCGACGTTGTCCTGGAAGAAGTTGCGCAAGCTGGTCGACAGCAGCCGGATCATCCGGTCGAAGACGATCTCCAGCATCGGCAGGCGTTCGTACTGGACGACGCCCGAATCGACGATGGCGCGCACGCCCCCCGCCCCGGAGGCGGAGAGTTCGCGCAGCGAGAAGCCGAGGACGCCGTCGATCTCGTCCTGGTTCAGGATGCGGTCGTTGCCGGCGAGTTCGGGGAGGTTCTCGGTCTCCCCGTCCTCGATCATCGTCGCCCACTCGGCGGCGACGTCGCCCGCGCTCTTGGTCGTGCCCTGCTCGGCGAGCGCCGCGCCCCACTCCTCGGCGAGCGAGGCGTCGCCGCCGCCCTCGCCGCCCTGCTCGGCGAAGGCGGCCGCCCAATCGTCCTCCAGTTCGTCCTCGGGTCCGGTCATTCGTGTCGCGCCGCTCGCGATGTCAGGGATGGAAGGATGATTCGGAAAAAGGGGGTCGTGCCGCTCACTGGATGAGGACGTCCTTGAACAGCACGGCCTCGGCCTTGGCCGGGTGGATCGCGATGTTGACCCGCCGCAGCAGTTCCTCGCGCAGGCGGTACAGGCCGGCGGACCCGGCGAGGTCGCTGGCGCGCAATTCGCGCATGTAGGTCTGGAAGGCGTCCTCCACCCGCGGCATCAGCGGCTTCACCGTGGCCTCGACCTTGGCGTCCTTCAGTTCGAGCGCGATGCGCAGCTTGAGGATGTTGGCCTTGGTCGCACCCGGATCGGGGCTGAGGTTCACCATCATGTCGCGCACGTCGAGGAACACGGCTTGCGCCTTCGGATCGGCCTTCTCCGCGCCGTGCTCGCCCTGGGCGTCGGCATGCGCCGCCCGGCTCTTCATGAAGAAGAAGCCGCCGCCCCCGCCGAGCAGCAGGATCGCGGCGGCCGCGATGACGATGAGCTTCTTCCTGGACTTCGGCGCCTCCGTCGCGCCCTCCTCGCCCTCGGCCTCGGATACCTTCTTCGGCTTCTTGGCCATGGTCTGCTCGTCGAAGGATCGGTTCGGGCCGGGGCGGGCACGCGCGGGAGCGGGAATCCCCTCCGCTGACGTTCTCGGCCGACGTGGTTAACCCTCGGTTAAGCCGGCAGAACTTGCCGGGTCGGACTTGCCGCCGACCCCGGACGGGCCGAGTTCGCCGCCCCGGTGGATTTGGGTCAAGTCACTGGATATCAAAGTAAAAGTTCAAAACAGAGGATTGGCACGGGCCCTGCGGTGTCTGGCGCGAAACCGTCGCCATCCGAGGCACCCCATGCAGAACGCGCTCTTCGTCGGAGTTTCCGCCCAGGCCGCCCTGACGCGCGAACTCGACGTCATCGCCAACAACATGGCCAACGTCTCGACCACCGGCTTCAAGGCGCGCTCGGCCCGCTTCCAGGAATACCTGATGCCGGTGGCCTCCGCCGACAGCTTCCAGCGGACCGACCGGCGCGTCTCCTACGTCATCGACAACGGCACCCCGCTCGA is from Methylorubrum populi and encodes:
- the fliM gene encoding flagellar motor switch protein FliM; the protein is MTGPEDELEDDWAAAFAEQGGEGGGDASLAEEWGAALAEQGTTKSAGDVAAEWATMIEDGETENLPELAGNDRILNQDEIDGVLGFSLRELSASGAGGVRAIVDSGVVQYERLPMLEIVFDRMIRLLSTSLRNFFQDNVEVTLDNITSVRFGDYLNAIPLPTLLGVFKADSWEGSGLVTVEQTLAYSTMDLLLGGKRGGSSSRLDGRPFTTIEMSLVRRLVEIILTDLELSFQPLSPVRFGIDRIETNPRFATITRPGNAAILITLKLDMDGRGGGMQILFPYATIEPIRDLLMQSFMGERLGRDQVWESHLATEIWQADVEMEAVLHEVTLPLKRVLNLKVGDTLMFDRKPNDLITVRCGDWALTQGRIGRIDDAIAVQVARPLRQSRTTLQAYEISMQNRNDG
- the fliL gene encoding flagellar basal body-associated protein FliL; protein product: MAKKPKKVSEAEGEEGATEAPKSRKKLIVIAAAAILLLGGGGGFFFMKSRAAHADAQGEHGAEKADPKAQAVFLDVRDMMVNLSPDPGATKANILKLRIALELKDAKVEATVKPLMPRVEDAFQTYMRELRASDLAGSAGLYRLREELLRRVNIAIHPAKAEAVLFKDVLIQ